One part of the Chlamydiota bacterium genome encodes these proteins:
- a CDS encoding rhodanese-like domain-containing protein, protein MIETCFEAGLLDSTRAFALAALIGVFFGFFLEAAGFGSSRRLSGIFYFRDMAVIKVIFTALITAMLGLAYLEAFGWVRTEGLHLLPTVYGAQVVGGLVFGVGFVLGGWCPGTAAAGCVSGKLDALVFLAGALAGSMLFNETYETVAPLLSTGDRGVRFVYDSLGVPKSIFIFAFTTVAVLSFWTAEYLERRVAGRGRYLFSPFLTIFSLCLLLVAWAFSLALPPTAGTEASLLAAIEEGEDHIEPEELADRLLAGEAELFLADLRPADEYRLFRIRGAENIELQRLPAILAPWKNRGTIVLYSNGMTHPAQARDALSRIGYRNVHILTDGLGGFIARCLKPASLREEPVSPGTAAKISAWRSYFLAR, encoded by the coding sequence ATGATTGAGACCTGCTTCGAGGCCGGCCTGCTCGACTCGACGCGCGCCTTCGCCCTCGCCGCCCTGATCGGCGTCTTCTTCGGCTTCTTCCTCGAGGCGGCCGGCTTCGGCAGCTCGCGCCGGCTCTCCGGGATCTTCTATTTCCGCGACATGGCCGTCATCAAGGTCATCTTCACCGCCCTCATCACCGCGATGCTGGGCCTGGCCTACCTCGAGGCGTTCGGCTGGGTGCGGACGGAGGGGCTGCACCTGCTGCCCACCGTCTACGGGGCGCAGGTGGTCGGGGGACTCGTCTTCGGCGTCGGGTTCGTGCTGGGCGGCTGGTGCCCCGGCACCGCCGCCGCGGGGTGCGTCTCAGGGAAACTCGACGCCCTCGTCTTCCTGGCGGGCGCCCTCGCGGGCTCGATGTTGTTCAACGAGACCTACGAAACGGTCGCGCCGCTCCTGTCGACGGGGGACCGCGGCGTCCGATTCGTCTACGACTCGCTGGGCGTCCCCAAGTCGATCTTCATCTTCGCCTTCACGACCGTCGCGGTGCTCAGCTTCTGGACCGCCGAGTACCTCGAACGACGCGTCGCGGGGCGGGGGCGCTACCTCTTCTCGCCGTTCCTGACGATCTTCAGCCTCTGCCTCCTCCTCGTCGCGTGGGCGTTCTCCCTCGCCCTCCCGCCGACGGCGGGCACGGAGGCGTCGCTGCTGGCGGCGATCGAGGAGGGGGAAGACCATATCGAGCCCGAGGAGCTCGCCGACCGGCTGCTCGCGGGGGAGGCGGAGCTCTTCCTCGCGGATCTGCGCCCCGCCGACGAGTACCGCCTGTTCCGGATCCGCGGCGCGGAGAATATCGAGCTGCAGCGCCTCCCGGCCATCCTCGCCCCCTGGAAAAACCGGGGGACGATCGTCCTCTACTCCAACGGGATGACGCACCCCGCCCAGGCCCGCGACGCCCTTTCCCGGATCGGCTACCGGAATGTCCATATCCTCACCGACGGCCTCGGCGGCTTCATCGCGCGCTGCCTGAAGCCCGCCTCCCTCCGCGAGGAGCCGGTTTCCCCCGGAACGGCCGCGAAGATCTCCGCATGGCGGAGTTATTTCCTCGCCCGCTGA
- a CDS encoding YeeE/YedE family protein, with product MERTQRPRRGAYMNPYVAGIMLGVTLLGSFLTLGAGLGASGGIARAAAYLERLADPARVEASAYFGAWGPRPLRYYLVFMLGGVFLGGALSAFTARRFSLRLERGRACSVSRRVLSAFAGGVLAGWASRLASGCTSGQALTGGALLLTGSMVFMVCVFAGGYAAARIARGQWDD from the coding sequence ATGGAACGAACGCAGAGGCCCCGTCGCGGTGCGTACATGAACCCGTACGTCGCCGGGATCATGCTCGGGGTCACGCTCCTTGGGTCGTTCCTCACGCTCGGGGCGGGCCTGGGCGCCTCCGGCGGGATCGCCAGGGCCGCGGCCTACCTCGAGCGCCTCGCCGACCCCGCGCGCGTGGAGGCGAGCGCCTACTTCGGCGCCTGGGGCCCGCGGCCGCTGCGCTACTACCTCGTCTTCATGCTCGGGGGCGTCTTTCTGGGCGGGGCGCTCTCCGCCTTCACCGCGCGCCGTTTCTCCCTTCGCCTCGAACGCGGCCGCGCCTGTTCGGTTTCCCGGAGGGTCCTGTCGGCCTTCGCCGGCGGCGTGCTCGCCGGCTGGGCGAGCCGCCTCGCCTCGGGCTGCACCTCCGGGCAGGCGCTCACCGGCGGGGCGCTCCTCCTGACGGGGAGCATGGTCTTCATGGTCTGCGTCTTCGCGGGCGGCTACGCCGCCGCCCGCATCGCGAGGGGGCAGTGGGATGATTGA
- a CDS encoding ABC transporter permease, with amino-acid sequence MTEMLTAAFLSGLLAAMLRMATPILYAALGECLSERSGVLNLGIEGIMFFGALAAFLTARQTGDLSLAVAAAFSSGALLALVHAALTVSLGVSQHVSGLGLTIFSSGLALFVYRLAVGTPATPPQVEPFEIARVPLFASIPFVGPVLFQHYLLTYLAVLLVPILMLVIGRTHWGLALRATGENPEAADAMGVDVFRVRYVSVVLGGGLMAVGGAFLSIAQFNMFLPGIVAGRGWIALALVVFGKWRPGRILFGALLFGLIDALQLRLQAAGAALPYQYLLLLPYLVTILLLAAFARDPAYPGALLRAYRRE; translated from the coding sequence ATGACGGAGATGCTCACGGCGGCGTTCCTCTCCGGCCTCCTCGCGGCGATGCTGCGGATGGCGACGCCGATCCTCTACGCGGCGCTGGGAGAGTGCCTCTCGGAGCGGTCGGGGGTGCTGAACCTCGGGATCGAGGGGATCATGTTCTTCGGCGCCCTCGCCGCCTTCCTGACGGCCCGCCAGACCGGCGACCTTTCGCTGGCCGTCGCCGCCGCCTTCTCCAGCGGCGCCCTCCTGGCCCTCGTGCACGCGGCGCTCACGGTCTCCCTCGGCGTCTCCCAGCACGTGAGCGGCCTCGGGCTGACCATCTTCAGCTCCGGTCTCGCCCTGTTCGTCTACCGTCTGGCCGTCGGGACCCCCGCGACGCCGCCGCAGGTCGAGCCGTTCGAAATCGCGCGGGTGCCGTTGTTCGCCTCGATCCCGTTCGTCGGGCCGGTCCTGTTCCAGCACTATCTCCTCACGTACCTCGCCGTCCTCCTCGTGCCGATTCTGATGCTGGTGATCGGGCGGACGCACTGGGGGCTTGCGCTCCGGGCGACCGGGGAGAACCCGGAGGCGGCGGACGCGATGGGCGTGGACGTCTTTCGCGTCCGGTACGTCAGCGTCGTCCTCGGCGGGGGGCTGATGGCGGTCGGCGGCGCCTTTCTCTCGATCGCCCAGTTCAACATGTTTCTGCCGGGGATCGTCGCGGGGCGCGGTTGGATCGCGCTCGCGCTCGTGGTCTTCGGGAAATGGCGGCCGGGAAGGATCCTCTTCGGGGCGCTGCTCTTCGGCCTGATCGACGCGCTCCAGCTGCGCCTCCAGGCGGCCGGCGCCGCCCTGCCGTACCAGTACCTCCTGCTCCTCCCGTACCTCGTGACGATCCTGCTCCTGGCCGCCTTCGCGCGCGACCCGGCGTACCCCGGGGCGCTGCTGCGGGCGTACCGGCGGGAGTAG